A section of the Myxocyprinus asiaticus isolate MX2 ecotype Aquarium Trade chromosome 40, UBuf_Myxa_2, whole genome shotgun sequence genome encodes:
- the LOC127430693 gene encoding uncharacterized protein LOC127430693 isoform X2, with translation MLPVSKCVLGVGISRALNHTVERMWPEINNQVNYPLKEALVQLQDQEAIDTEDSLTRFCTSSLTCQMCHIGINRFVHSWNAHRISGTGTQDLLKDARVAADMYDRDMGSSLTRISSFRSDPFLSEQHFAQYYPDVPVVFDNTVVTNFTPGGEGGHRELVSLTHRRTLDHAPTATAVNYNYAPFKGALIYLTDVTRRCF, from the exons ATGCTTCCAGTGAGCAAGTGTGTACTAGGAGTGGGAATCAGCAGAGCCCTG AATCACACAGTGGAAAGGATGTGGCCAGAAATCAACAACCAGGTAAATTACCCACTAAAGGAGGCCCTGGTACAGCTACAAGATCAAGAAGCAATAGATACAGAGGACAGCCTGACAAGGTTCTGCACATCCAGTCTGACCTGCCAGATGTGCCATATTGGTATAAACAGATTTGTGCATTCATGGAATGCTCACAGGATCTCAG GGACTGGAACACAAGATCTTCTAAAAGATGCCAGAGTAGCAGCTGACATGTATGACAGGGATATGGGATCATCCCTCACCAGAATATCTTCATTCAGAAGTGACCCTTTTCTGTCCGAGCAGCACTTTGCACAGTATTATCCTGACGTTCCAGTTGTTTTTGACAATACTGTTGTAACAAACTTCACACCAGgaggggaaggaggacacagggaactggttTCTTTgactcacag acggacgctcgaccacgcccccactgccacagctGTCAATTACAACTATGCTCCATTCAAAGGGGCCTTGATCTACCTCACTGATGTAACAAGGAGATGTTTCtaa
- the LOC127430693 gene encoding uncharacterized protein LOC127430693 isoform X1 yields MLPVSKCVLGVGISRALGTCNFNPTPYNAEYMGHKLHMDQNEKLVMFGVTHVVALDGQSKKIVANATMPAKNNLAMYEEVYRPAVTCYGMWDQLRVDHGKEFYLCLYMQERSEYRHNQQREPYRQTQSTREILAICKPSAYITSVVKKSHSGKDVARNQQPGKLPTKGGPGTATRSRSNRYRGQPDKVLHIQSDLPDVPYWYKQICAFMECSQDLSTLHSIILTFQLFLTILL; encoded by the exons ATGCTTCCAGTGAGCAAGTGTGTACTAGGAGTGGGAATCAGCAGAGCCCTG GGTACCTGTAACTTTAACCCAACCCCATATAATGCGGAGTATATGGGACACAAGTTACACATGGACCAAAATGAAAAACTGGTCATGTTTGGAGTGACTCATGTGGTTGCTCTAGATGGACAAAGCAAGAAAATTGTTGCAAATGCAACTATGCCTGCAAAAAACAATTTAGCCATGTATGAAGAGGTGTACAG ACCTGCAGTAACATGTTATGGAATGTGGGATCAACTTCGTGTGGATCATGGCAAAGAGTTTTACCTCTGCCTGTACATGCAAGAGAGGTCAGAATATAGACACAACCAGCAAAGAGAGCCATACCGCCAAACTCAGTCAACAAGGGAAATATTAGCCATCTGCAAGCCATCAGCCTACATTACATCAGTGGTGAAAA AATCACACAGTGGAAAGGATGTGGCCAGAAATCAACAACCAGGTAAATTACCCACTAAAGGAGGCCCTGGTACAGCTACAAGATCAAGAAGCAATAGATACAGAGGACAGCCTGACAAGGTTCTGCACATCCAGTCTGACCTGCCAGATGTGCCATATTGGTATAAACAGATTTGTGCATTCATGGAATGCTCACAGGATCTCAG CACTTTGCACAGTATTATCCTGACGTTCCAGTTGTTTTTGACAATACTGTTGTAA